The sequence ACATGGAGAATATGGTAGATCTTCATTTGAGTATTCTGTCAAAGCAGTGCCCGCTTCTTAATAAGTTAAAAGATAAGATGTCACGTCAGATCCTGGATACGGAAGAATTAGAGGATGTGACCAAATACGATATGCGGACACAGCTGGATAGTATGCCTAAACATACAAAATTATGCCATGGGGATTTTAATCCCAGCAATATTGTGGTAACAGATGAAGGAACCATGTTTGTTCTGGACTGGGTACACGCGACCCAGGGTAATGCCAGCGCGGATGTGGCAAGAACTTACCTGCTGTTCTGTCTGCAGGACCAGAATAAGGCAGATATGTATATGAACCTGTTTTGTAAGAAGACCGGTACTGCAAAGAAATATGTGCAGACCTGGCTTCCCATGGTTGCTGCTGCCCAGCTTTCAAAGAGAAGACCGGAAGAGGCGGAATTGCTTCAACAGTGGGCCACTGTTTGTGATTATCAGTAAATTTGCAGCATAAAGAGCAAAAACGCGTCTTGAGAGGGTTTTACCCCTTGATCAAGACGCGTTTTTACGTACTATTTTACTATTTTTCAACAGATCAATCTTACAACATCCTGTACGGCACCTTAAACCGTATCAGTTTCGTTCGCTTCCGCTTCCTTCGGATCTGTCTCATTCGTTCCTGACATGGTGTCATGTTCTTTCTTAAGCTCCAGATACAGGTCATAGAATTTCCATTTACAGTTGGTATCGGTGATTACTGCCTTTAGGTGGATTTTAGGAACTCCGGCCCGCCTTAAGTTTAAGAGCAGTTCGTCAATCCGGCGGTTTGAAAAATTTTTCATTACCAGGATCTCCTCTTCCACATCAGGGCAATTCTCCTGCTCCTTTTCTTCAAAGCCGTCAAAGCCTGCCAGATATCCTACGGTCTGGTTCACCTGTTCCGGGGAAATGTTTTTAATCCGTATCCCCATACGGACAAGAACTGCTTTTAGCTTCGCGGCCTTTGTATCATTTCCGCTCTGCCTGTCCTTTTCAGGCTGATAATACAGGACCATTTCTTTTCTCGCTGCCATTCTCTATTCCTCCTGCCTCTGATTTATAACAGACGTCCTCTCAGCTCTTTTCCGCTAAAGGCACTTAAATATGCCGGAGCAATATCAAGCACGGTTTTGCATCCGCTCTGCCCTTCTTGATTCAAACGATAAACGGCTCTAGCATAAGCCGTCAGCACGGAGGCCGTAAATTCCGGATTGGAATCCAGCTTTAGGCTGTATTCGATCACATGGCTGTTCTCATCCTCCCAGCCTGTCTTTCCGGTCCTTATGACAAATCCTCCATGGGGAATTCCCCTGTGGTCCCGGTTAAGTTCCTCTTCGCCGATAAAATGAACCGTAGTATCATAATCTGCAAAATAATTGGGCATTGATACGATTTCTTTCCTGATCCGGTCTAAATCTGCATTCTCTTCCGCCACTACAAAACACTCGCGGGTATGCTTCTCTCTGGTGGACAGTTCTGGATTTTTCCCGCTGCGGACCGCTTCGAGGGCTTCTTCAACCGGAATGGTATACTGTCTGGCATCCCGGACACCTTCTATCCTGCGGATCGCATCGGAATGGCCCTGGCTTACGCCCCTGCCCCAGAACGTATAATCATGGCCGCCTGGTAAAATGGACTCTCCATACAGGCGGTTTAAGGAAAACATGCCCGGGTCCCAGCCAACAGATATGATTCCAACCTTGTTTCCTTCCTTTGCAGCCCCATCCACCGCTTCAAAATGCTGGGGGATCCGTGCGTGGGTATCAAAGCTGTCCACTACATTGAAATGTCTGGCAAGAAGGGGAGTCTGTACCGGAAGATCTGCTGCGCTTCCGCCGCAGAGGATCATCACATCAATGGAATCCTTTTTTGAAATAGCTTCCTCCATGGAATACACCTTTACACCCGGAGTAAGAAGGGTTAATGATGCCGGATCTCTTCTGGTAAATACGGCAGAAAGCTCAAGATCCGGATTATGACGGATGGCACATTCCACCCCTTTTCCCAGATTCCCATAGCCTGCAATACCTATTTTTATCGTCATGTTTTCATCTACCTTTCCAAAATTATTACTTTTTATTATAACCCCAAAACGAGCCCCGTGTAAATCCTGTATTTAAGGAGAGTCACCATACAAAAATCCGCAGGCAGAGTCACCCCTGCCTGCGGATTAAAAGACTTATTAAGCAAATGCCGTCACCTCCGGCATCTCTAATGCCGTGGTCTCATACTTATCCAGAATGACCTTCTGGATCATATCACGGGTGTCGGAATTAATGGGATGTGCAATATCCCGGTATTCCCCATCAGCAGCCTTGCGGCTTGGCATAGCAATAAATAGCCCCTTCTCCCCTTCGATTACCTTGATATCATGAATTACAAATTCATTATCAAGAGTAATGGATACTATTGCTTTCATCTTTCCTTCTTTTTCGATACGTCTAACCCTCACGTCTGTAATCTGCATGTCAAGCTTTCCCCCGCATTTCCTTATAATGTGTATCTTTCGTTTTTCTCTAAGACAATTTTTATATTGTCCGGTGTTCCAATATGAGTGGTATTCGCCCGGATCGTATCCCGGCTTTCCACTATACAATTTTCAATAACCGTATTATCACCTATGTAAACGTCATTTAAAATTATAGAATTTTTAATGACACAGTTATTGCCTACATATGCCTTTTTAAACAGAACAGAATTTTCGACCACTCCATTGACAATGCTGCCGCTGGATATCAAACTGTTCTTAACTGAGGCTCCCGGATTATACTTTGCCGGTGGCAAATCATCTATTTTAGAATAAACATCCGGGTACTGGCGGAAGAAATAATCCCTCACTTCCGATTTCAGGAAATCCATGTTGGTCTTGTAGTAAGACTCAACAGAAGCGATATTCCTCCAGTAAGTGTTCATCTTGTAAGCATAAATCCTCTTAAGGTTCCGGTATCGTATCAGAATATCGTTTACAAAATCATAACGGTCTTCCATAGCGCAGCGCTCAATGAGCTCAATCAGCTGCCGTCTGCGGATGACATAAATACCGCAGGATACGACATTAGAAGATGCGACCATAGGCTTTTCCTCAAAGTCTGTGATCCTTCCGTCTTCATTGGTTCTCACCAGACCGAATCGTGTGATATCCTCTCCCTGCGGAAGCTCCGTACATACGACGGTAATATCAGCCTTCTTCTCAATATGATATTCCAGAACTTTTCCATAATCCAGCTTATAGATGCCGTCACCTGCCGCAATGACAACATAGGGTTCATGGCTGTTCTTTAAGAATGTAAGGTTCTGGAAAAGCGCATCTGCAGTTCCCCGGTACCAGTCACTGCTTTCCGCGGTAATGGTTGGAGTGAATACAAACAATCCCCCCTGCTTTCTTCCAAAATCCCACCATTTAGAAGAGCTCAAATGCAGATGAAGCGATCTGGAATTATACTGAGTTAAAACCGCTACGTTCTGAATATGGGAATTCGTCATATTGCTGAGGGCAAAATCAATGCTGCGGTAATTCCCGGCAATGGGCATGGCCGAGATCGCCCTTTTATTGGATAATTCCCGCATTCTCTTACTGTTTCCGCCTGCTAATACAATTCCTATCGCTCTCATCGTATGCCACCTGCCTTTATGATGTAGTCTCCGCCAGCCAGCTCACCGTCAGTATAATCTTCTGCTGTTGTTTCACCGACGATTGCCGTATTCTTACCTACCTTCACATTTTCCGGTATGGTTGAATTCTCACCGACTGTTACCAGATCGGACTGATAGACCTTGGGATCATATTTGCTGGAGGCAAATTCCCCGCAACCAAGCTCAGAGTTCGCTCCTATCTTTACATTTTCAGCGATAATGGCTTTCTGGATCTTGACATTCTCTCCCAGTACGCATTCCCTCATGATGATGGAATCCCTGACCACGGCTCCCTTTTTAATGGTAACACCGGCACCAATAACGGAATTGTGGATTTCTCCGCAGATTTCTGACCCTTCTCCGATGATGCTTCTGTCTATAACAGCCTCTTCCGACACATATTGAGGCGGTATGATGTCGCTCTTTGTATAGATCTTCCAGTACTCCTCGTAAAGATTAAATTCCGGAATGATATCAATCAGCTCCATGTTGGCTTCCCAGTAAGAGCTTAAAGTTCCCACATCCTTCCAATAACCATTGTATTCATAAGCAAATACCCGGTCCCCTGCTTCGAAGCAATATGGAATGATATGCTTTCCGAAATCACAGCCTGGTACTTCAGACATCTTGATAAGTGCCTCTTTTAATACTTTCCAGCTGAATATGTAGATACCCATGGATGCCAGGTTGCTTCTTGGATTTACCGGTTTTTCTTCAAACTCCGTGATACGGTTGCTCTCATCGGTTATAAGGATTCCAAAACGGCTGGCTTCCTCAATCGGCACCGGCATAGCAGCTATGGTGATATCAGCATTATTCGCTTTATGGTATTCCAGCATGACCTCATAATCCATCTTATAGATATGGTCTCCTGACAATATGAGGACATAGTCCGGATTGTAAGTTTCCATATATTCGAGGTTCTGATAGATGGCATTTGCCGTTCCAGTATACCAATCACTACCCTTGCTCTTTTCATAGGGAGGAAGGATCGTGACGCCGCCAACGTTCCGGTCCAAATCCCATGGGATGCCGATCCCGATATGGGTATTTAAGCGCAATGGCTGATACTGAGTCAGAACTCCCACTGTATCTACTCCTGAGTTGATGCAGTTACTGAGTGGGAAATCAATTATACGGTACTTGCCGCCAAATGATACTGCTGGTTTGGCCACTTTTTGCGTTAACACGCCTAACCGGCTTCCCTGGCCGCCTGCCAAAAGCATGGCAATCATTTCTTTCTTGATCACGTTATCACCTCTCGCTGTTGTAATTTTATTGTACTAGCATTATAACACATATTCAGAAAATAGTGAACAAATTTTTGAATTATTAGGATAATTTTTTGTGCATTTTCCGACATTTTTCATGCTTTTTTCGATTCTTTTACATTTTAAGCCATATCTTGCGTTTTTACACCCTTCCCCCTTGAATCAATGATCGAAATACAGTATAATCTTAGTAAGTATGCGAACATGTAAAAGGAGAAGCCACTATGGATTTAATCACTGTAAGACAAATATATAAAGACAAAGAATCACTTCTTAACACGCAGGTTACGATCGGAGGCTGGGTGAGAAGTTTACGGGATTCCAAATCATTTGGATTCATTGTTTTAAATGACGGAACTTATTTTGAAACACTTCAGGTCGTCTATCATGACACTATGGAAAATTTCTCTGAAATATCCAAACTCAATGTAGGAACCGCTGTTATCGTCACCGGTACCCTGGTACCCACTCCCGATGCAAAACAGCCATTTGAGATCCAGGCGGATAAAATTATTGTTGAAGGGACTTCTACACCGGACTATCCCCTTCAGAAAAAGCGCCATTCCTTTGAATATTTAAGAACCATTTCCCATCTGCGTCCCAGAACCAATACCTTCCAGGCTGTTTTCCGTGTGCGTTCTCTGATCGCTTATGCCATTCACCAGTTCTTCCAGGAAAGGGACTTTGTGTATGTACACACCCCCATCATTACCGGAAGCGACTGTGAGGGTGCCGGTGAGATGTTCCAGGTTACTACCATGGATTTAACAGATATTCCAAAGACTAAGGAAGGGTCTGCGGATTTCACCCAGGACTTCTTTGGAAAGCCTACCAACTTAACCGTAAGCGGCCAGCTCAATGCGGAAACTTATGCTATGGCATTCCGCAATGTTTATACCTTTGGACCTACGTTCCGTGCAGAAAACTCCAATACCACCCGCCATGCCGCAGAGTTCTGGATGATTGAGCCGGAGATGGCCTTTGCCGATTTGGATGATAATATGGAGCTGGCAGAAGCCATGCTTAAATATGTGATCCGTTTCGTCCTGGAGCATGCACCGGAAGAGATGAACTTCTTCAATCAGTTTGTGGACAAGGAGCTTCTTAACCGCTTAAACCATGTTTTAAACTCTGAATTTGCCCGTGTGACTTACACCGAGGCCATAGAGCTTCTGGAAAAGCACAATGAGGAATTTGACTATAAGGTGTTCTGGGGCTGTGACTTACAGACCGAGCATGAGCGCTATTTAACCGAGCAGCTCTATAAGAAGCCTGTATTCGTAACAGACTATCCAAAGGAGATCAAGGCCTTCTACATGAAGCTGAATCCGGATAATAAGACCGTGGCTGCCGTAGACTGTCTGGTACCCGGAATCGGCGAGATCATCGGAGGAAGCCAGAGAGAGGACAATTATGACAAGCTTGTGGCACGTATGGACGAGCTTGGCCTTGAGAAAGAGGATTACGAATTCTATCTTGACTTAAGAAAATACGGATCTACCCGCCATGCAGGCTTTGGCCTTGGCTTTGAGCGCTGCGTGATGTATCTTACCGGAATGGGCAACATCCGTGACGTGGTTCCATTCCCAAGAACTGTCAACAACTGCGAGCTTTAAGCCTGTACCGCAAATTCCCTTCCCAAAAGGCAGGGAATTTGTGGTTTCAGTTCAGCCATGCAGAGGACCAGCGAGGTAATGATAATGAAATTCATACATATTGCAGATGTTCACTGGGGCATGAGCCCGGACAGCGATAAGCCATGGAGTAAGGAACGGTATCAGGACATCAAGGACTCCT is a genomic window of Lacrimispora sphenoides containing:
- the glgD gene encoding glucose-1-phosphate adenylyltransferase subunit GlgD — encoded protein: MRAIGIVLAGGNSKRMRELSNKRAISAMPIAGNYRSIDFALSNMTNSHIQNVAVLTQYNSRSLHLHLSSSKWWDFGRKQGGLFVFTPTITAESSDWYRGTADALFQNLTFLKNSHEPYVVIAAGDGIYKLDYGKVLEYHIEKKADITVVCTELPQGEDITRFGLVRTNEDGRITDFEEKPMVASSNVVSCGIYVIRRRQLIELIERCAMEDRYDFVNDILIRYRNLKRIYAYKMNTYWRNIASVESYYKTNMDFLKSEVRDYFFRQYPDVYSKIDDLPPAKYNPGASVKNSLISSGSIVNGVVENSVLFKKAYVGNNCVIKNSIILNDVYIGDNTVIENCIVESRDTIRANTTHIGTPDNIKIVLEKNERYTL
- the spoVG gene encoding septation regulator SpoVG, giving the protein MQITDVRVRRIEKEGKMKAIVSITLDNEFVIHDIKVIEGEKGLFIAMPSRKAADGEYRDIAHPINSDTRDMIQKVILDKYETTALEMPEVTAFA
- a CDS encoding phosphotransferase family protein, with the protein product MAAQLIATTATKKVFRDGNKAIKVFNADFPKADVLNEALITARVEEVGGINVPKVLEVGVFEGKWSITFDFIEGKTLQQLMDENPDRLPEYMENMVDLHLSILSKQCPLLNKLKDKMSRQILDTEELEDVTKYDMRTQLDSMPKHTKLCHGDFNPSNIVVTDEGTMFVLDWVHATQGNASADVARTYLLFCLQDQNKADMYMNLFCKKTGTAKKYVQTWLPMVAAAQLSKRRPEEAELLQQWATVCDYQ
- the asnS gene encoding asparagine--tRNA ligase, which codes for MDLITVRQIYKDKESLLNTQVTIGGWVRSLRDSKSFGFIVLNDGTYFETLQVVYHDTMENFSEISKLNVGTAVIVTGTLVPTPDAKQPFEIQADKIIVEGTSTPDYPLQKKRHSFEYLRTISHLRPRTNTFQAVFRVRSLIAYAIHQFFQERDFVYVHTPIITGSDCEGAGEMFQVTTMDLTDIPKTKEGSADFTQDFFGKPTNLTVSGQLNAETYAMAFRNVYTFGPTFRAENSNTTRHAAEFWMIEPEMAFADLDDNMELAEAMLKYVIRFVLEHAPEEMNFFNQFVDKELLNRLNHVLNSEFARVTYTEAIELLEKHNEEFDYKVFWGCDLQTEHERYLTEQLYKKPVFVTDYPKEIKAFYMKLNPDNKTVAAVDCLVPGIGEIIGGSQREDNYDKLVARMDELGLEKEDYEFYLDLRKYGSTRHAGFGLGFERCVMYLTGMGNIRDVVPFPRTVNNCEL
- a CDS encoding diaminopimelate dehydrogenase, with the translated sequence MTIKIGIAGYGNLGKGVECAIRHNPDLELSAVFTRRDPASLTLLTPGVKVYSMEEAISKKDSIDVMILCGGSAADLPVQTPLLARHFNVVDSFDTHARIPQHFEAVDGAAKEGNKVGIISVGWDPGMFSLNRLYGESILPGGHDYTFWGRGVSQGHSDAIRRIEGVRDARQYTIPVEEALEAVRSGKNPELSTREKHTRECFVVAEENADLDRIRKEIVSMPNYFADYDTTVHFIGEEELNRDHRGIPHGGFVIRTGKTGWEDENSHVIEYSLKLDSNPEFTASVLTAYARAVYRLNQEGQSGCKTVLDIAPAYLSAFSGKELRGRLL
- a CDS encoding glucose-1-phosphate adenylyltransferase, whose product is MIKKEMIAMLLAGGQGSRLGVLTQKVAKPAVSFGGKYRIIDFPLSNCINSGVDTVGVLTQYQPLRLNTHIGIGIPWDLDRNVGGVTILPPYEKSKGSDWYTGTANAIYQNLEYMETYNPDYVLILSGDHIYKMDYEVMLEYHKANNADITIAAMPVPIEEASRFGILITDESNRITEFEEKPVNPRSNLASMGIYIFSWKVLKEALIKMSEVPGCDFGKHIIPYCFEAGDRVFAYEYNGYWKDVGTLSSYWEANMELIDIIPEFNLYEEYWKIYTKSDIIPPQYVSEEAVIDRSIIGEGSEICGEIHNSVIGAGVTIKKGAVVRDSIIMRECVLGENVKIQKAIIAENVKIGANSELGCGEFASSKYDPKVYQSDLVTVGENSTIPENVKVGKNTAIVGETTAEDYTDGELAGGDYIIKAGGIR
- a CDS encoding DUF3783 domain-containing protein, producing MAARKEMVLYYQPEKDRQSGNDTKAAKLKAVLVRMGIRIKNISPEQVNQTVGYLAGFDGFEEKEQENCPDVEEEILVMKNFSNRRIDELLLNLRRAGVPKIHLKAVITDTNCKWKFYDLYLELKKEHDTMSGTNETDPKEAEANETDTV